The sequence TTCGATCCAACATTGATCGTTCTCTTCTCCACTAATCCTAATTGTGATTGGGTTTTGTGTTGTTGAATTCAATCAGATGGGGTTGGGTTTTGTGATATTGGACAGTGAACGATGGCTGTAAGAGGAGATGAGAGAGATGTTGGAGctaatttttgtgggttttgagaGAGACAATGTTGCATTTTGAGAGTGCTCTATCAGACAATGatgaagagagagggagagagaaatactGAGTATGGGGGAGAAAGCTAGAGAATAAATAGTAGCTCTCTTGGTGTAGCCAactcaaaaattttcatttattttattttattttttttgcattttagagAGGCTATTGGAGttgatttttgtgggtttgcttTTCCAAAATGGAGAGTAAAAAGACTTTAAAGGGCTTGTTGGAGATGCTTATCAAATACTAGAGTGTAGGactcaatttttcttttttctttttttagaaacaaacacacaagagAAATGGAAAggagttctaacacaaaagaCCCAATTAGTATGGtctaataatttcattttatagATTTGCTTGCTACATTATGAACTAGATCGATGGCTTACTTAAGCAAATATCAATGTTATATAAAGGAGGTGCAATCAACAAGTGTTGGGTCAAGTGCACTTGTACCCTCATTTAGATGAATTAACCCTATGAAGGTTTGCTGACCTAATTACATAGGACAAGAAGAACAAAGCAAAATCAGGTTTGGCAAATCTGAGTTAGGTTTGGACAACTTGGGTTTTGAAAGATTTTGGATTAGGTTTTGGTGGGGAAATAGGGTCTCTAATGGAGAAATAGGATAGTAGATTGCAATCAATCATAGCATGTCTCATGTGTGCGGGTTAGGATACTTCCCCTAGTAGCTGACCACACAAAAAACGCTACCTTAGTTGGAATGTTTGCTTCCATGTCGTCTTCCAACAGAAAAATTGGAATCCCATAGaagatataattttataaaatgacTTCACCTCAAAATCTCCACTGGCTGTTAGCTATTCTTACCTTGGTAGCCTATGACTGCTGCATGAAATTTCACATAAGCTCCATTAGTTCCTAATATTGACAAGTTATGGGGTAAGCACCACATTCCCAAAAAAAGCCATTCTTTGTAGACATATAATTTGTCATTGCTGCGTTCTTGtctcatatgtatatatatgagatgaatCATTCTTCACGTCAGATTCTCCTATTCTCTTGGGGATAAAAACTTTGTTCAAATGTTCTTTAACTATGAAACTGATGCAGAACTCGCATAACATCATCTTTAACGATCTCCCAGCTAGCTTGGAAAAATGTAATGGTAATGCCATTGGGACCTAGTGCTTTGTCACCATTCATACTTTTTCACTTTCATAGCAGCCCAAACCTCCTCTTCATTAAAATGCCTTTCCAGCCCCTCTGCCTCACTTTCTGTCTGTGGTTTCAACTGAACATCATCCAACAATGGGTACTTTGCATATAGCCCTCAaacactattttttaaaaaaagtaaataaacgGAAATGATAAGTCCATAATATATCCCCTAAATACCATAAAAAAAGTCACTTTTTCTCATTAGGGGTGGCTTCAAAGGACCTTGACTTGACAAGGTTTCATGttgatagggaaaaaaaaaaatcctatgttttccttcttccttaCAACCTTGATTTTAACCCCTTTTCGTAAGTGGAATTCAACtccatataatattttttaatcaatgttATGCTTTgtaaaggaaataaaaaagttatattggaactcgagttctattatatatatatttttttgcgACGAATCTAATCTAATAACATATCATATTATGTACATTGTTTTAGGATCAATATCATATCATGgactatatattaaaatttggaATTATAAGTCGTTGTTGTGTTAAGTGACTACACCAAATTGCAAGTTAAGTTTATAAGCTATGGTTTAACACCAAATGGCAGCACCAAATtgcaacatttaaaaaaaaaaaaaaatagcttctTTGTTCTTATCAAGTTTTCTTCTATTACTTTATCAATTCTTCTGATAAAGTAACAATTAGTTTTAATGCATGTTATGTTTTATTCATATCAACTActacttctttctcttttcttttttttttaataatatttttattctatCTAATTGCCACATAAAAGTTTGATTTCAGTTTTAATGCATGTTATGTTTTATTCATATCAACtactactttcttttttctttttttttttaataatatttttattctatCTAATTGCCACATAAAAGTTTGATTTCagctttaatatatatatatatatatatatatatatcttttcatATATCATATAACTTAAAAACCATTGTTACCCTAAGTAGTTGCACCAAATTACAGTTCTTTAACACTTCTTCATTGATGGGAGTTAAGAGTTGGGAAAAGAAATCAGCGTGCATAACGAAACATGGATAAGATAGCTCATTTACTTAGATTAGGACTATCAGGTAACAGTTAGTAAATTaacaaatgaattaattaataaattaggtaaaaaaaaagtttcctatataaaattttcaaaattggattaaatttaatttgagtaataatatattttgttctCAAGTAGACATTTAATTACCAAATCTTGCATACATCCACAAGAAACGATTATTGTTTTTGGTCTGATGGTAAAGAACAATAGTCATAGAATTGACattataacttaaaattttattttatttctccaaaataaaaacaaaatgcacGAACAAACTCTAacttgtttataaatttttgtatgtgtgATGTCTTTAGTCCTCCACTAGTACCATACGAGAAATACTATCCTTAAATAAAAGTATCATATGGATGACTATATCATTGTttacaaaactaaaatttattttaacagTTTTCTAGAGCTATTTCTTGGGTTCTTGGACCCCTTGAAATGGATTTGGGTGACCAATTTGCTCATTATCTTCTACAGATAGAGATGTCTGATCATGTGGATTAGGAATGAAATATTCTCTAGATGGTGTTCCTGAATCTTCTGAGAAAGTAAATTTGGGTTCTGTGTGGACTAAACAACTTATTGGACTTGTCGAGCAACAAGTGTTTGTTGAGGCATCACGTGTGCCTATACCTTGAACATTGTCAATGTCACCACTATCCTTCAATGATTTATTCCTAAAAGTATGCGAGCTAAGGTCTTTGATGTCAAAGATTCTTAAGGCATGACATATTCTTCTCCATATTGAGTTTTTTGAATCAAAGTTGATCCAGATTTTCCGCCTCTCCTTGTAAAGGAACATGGAGAAGGAGATGATGAGAGCTGATAAGGAAGCAATGCCAGCGATGAGGAATAGGCCCCAAAAGCTTTCTAAGCTAAGACTGCTAGAAGAAACTTGGGTGTTGGAGCTTGAACAATTACTTTGGTCCCCAAACCATGccttttcaatttctttcattttctctccttCGGTCACATTTAATATTGCCCATGAAACATCAGATAAGAAAGGGGAACCTTTTGGAAAGACCtgagaaatgttaaaaaaaaaaaaatctatatgaaaAACTACAAACCAACACAAACACATatacatgagagagagagagagagagagagagcttacaaaacccaacccatcatTCTTATATATGGATCGAATCATGGTATACTTCGAGCAATATTGTAATAGTAAAACCTTCATAAAATGGATGTCATCAAAAGCAGCAGCTATACCTCCATTTGCACTTCCTTTTGATAAAAGTTCATCACATTCTTCTGTAGATTTATATGTCCTAAGCTTAGCTAGGTCAAAATTCATTTCTTCCAGAATTTCCAAAACATAAGTGCCTTCTTGGTAGCCCACATACTCCCCATTCTTAATAAGCTGGTTAACATCAGTAACAGTTGGTTGCAATTGTTGAACAGTTAAGAGTGATGTCAAACTCGCAGTGTAACTTTGAGTGAGAATGAGCACTACAAAAACCCATATGATGACCACAAACCTTGCTAAATTGCTGACCAAGGCCTCCTCtgtaaattaaattcaaatggGCTTTAGAGAATTACATAGTTACATCATAAATGTCAAGTTAATACGATATTTGAGATATCATCTAGGTATAGTACTATTAGTATATTACTTGTTTTAACGCATGATAAAGTTGAATTCAAGGAATCTTAGGCTATAATATTAGTATATGTCACAAGCAATTTTCATATTATAGGCTAGTAAGCAAGTTATCAACTAGTTTATTACTTGATTATTTCTGAAGGATGGAAATTCTAAGTTTCTAAAGCTGTTATAAGCCTCCAAGTAGTGCACAAGTTGTTATAGATTGTGCATTTTGCATATGCCTTCTATTGAGTCTTTGAATCATTCATTTCTATAGtaataaatgagaaaatgatGAAAGGAACTTACTTTGTGCAAAAACCATGATTGAGAAGGAGTACCACAAGCTTGTTCCAATCTCATGGGATGGAGGCCCGCGGAATTCTTCATTTATTCGATGTTCAAGAACCCATACCACAAAGCCAATGAAGACAAAGAATACCCCACTTGTTATCCAAAGGTCCCAAGTTAATGGTTTCAAGAACACCCATGCATTTCTCCTATCATTGTCTTTGATTGGTACTACCATTGTTACTCCAGATTCTGTGTATGGCAATGTGAAGTCTATATACTTACTCCTATTTGCAAGGATAACTGTATCTGCAGCCAGAGCATCGAAGTTCTgtcaaagtaaaatatttacttCCATCATTTCCAGTACTATATGTGTGCCATTGTTTAGATAGATAACAAAATCTAGAAGGAAAATGACAAACTAAGAAATATAAAGGCTTAAAATGTAAtcttaattgttaaaattagtaAACTAAGTATTTTTACTAACCCCAAGATATACTTGATAAACCATATCATTATATGTACCAGCGCTTTCATCATTAGGCTTTGCAAAAGGAATCAACTCATAGTCAACATTATATGGTAAAGCTTCCATAACAGCCTTAAAGATATCTATGATGTATCCTGTGACCTTCGTTGTGTTAGTGCTAGCATCATGTTCCACcttaacaaattcaaaaaagcCATCCTTCACTGGAACTCCTACTCTCAACTTCTTCCCATTTGTTGGAATCTCCCAACCTTTGGGGATAGAGCTTGAATCACCCGGCCATATAATTGGTCCTAGGTTTCTTCTTGAAGTGGAATATGCGCTTGTGTTTGTAGAATTCAATTCCCTTATGAGTCCATTTTTTGGAGTCCAAAATGCAACCCCTCTTTCTCCATTACCATTCACATTAATTATCTGAAAAGTTGATGATTGTAGTTGCCCATTTTGGAGACTAAACTCTCCAGCAAGGCCAGTAAATCTAGTGTCCAATAATGCTTCGAGAAGTTTTGGACCATTTAAAGAGACCCCCATAGTTGCAAGATCAGTTAAATTGCTTGAACCAGCTGTATATTCAAAGCCAAAATTTGTAGTCCTAACCTTCTCAACTGCCCTGGCTAGCGCTGAAGCGGCATCATATGCCCATAGTCCCTTAACATTCAATTCAACATCCAAAATGTTTGGATTGTCTTGATGGAATTTTGTTTTCCATCGAAGTGTAAAATTTTCAAGCTCAATTGTTTTTGGAACATAA is a genomic window of Quercus lobata isolate SW786 chromosome 2, ValleyOak3.0 Primary Assembly, whole genome shotgun sequence containing:
- the LOC115970482 gene encoding glutamate receptor 2.8-like, translated to MKIPTRIAFPFLFFIILSKSNFLAKAQNTTISVNVGVILDFDTWTGKMGLSCINMALADFYASNSYYKTRLLLSSRDSKSDVVEAAAAAVDLIKNVEVQAIIGPESSMQAKFIINLGEKAQVPIVAFSATSPSLTSLQRPYFFQAAQNSSSQVKAISAIVQAYGWREVVPIYTDNEYGQGMIPFLIDALQEVDARVPYRSVIPPLASKDQIGEELYKLMTMQTRVFIMHMPIDLGSRLFTKAKEIGMMSEGYVWIMTSGMTNSIRSIESSVRDSMQGVLGLKTYVPKTIELENFTLRWKTKFHQDNPNILDVELNVKGLWAYDAASALARAVEKVRTTNFGFEYTAGSSNLTDLATMGVSLNGPKLLEALLDTRFTGLAGEFSLQNGQLQSSTFQIINVNGNGERGVAFWTPKNGLIRELNSTNTSAYSTSRRNLGPIIWPGDSSSIPKGWEIPTNGKKLRVGVPVKDGFFEFVKVEHDASTNTTKVTGYIIDIFKAVMEALPYNVDYELIPFAKPNDESAGTYNDMVYQVYLGNFDALAADTVILANRSKYIDFTLPYTESGVTMVVPIKDNDRRNAWVFLKPLTWDLWITSGVFFVFIGFVVWVLEHRINEEFRGPPSHEIGTSLWYSFSIMVFAQKEALVSNLARFVVIIWVFVVLILTQSYTASLTSLLTVQQLQPTVTDVNQLIKNGEYVGYQEGTYVLEILEEMNFDLAKLRTYKSTEECDELLSKGSANGGIAAAFDDIHFMKVLLLQYCSKYTMIRSIYKNDGLGFVFPKGSPFLSDVSWAILNVTEGEKMKEIEKAWFGDQSNCSSSNTQVSSSSLSLESFWGLFLIAGIASLSALIISFSMFLYKERRKIWINFDSKNSIWRRICHALRIFDIKDLSSHTFRNKSLKDSGDIDNVQGIGTRDASTNTCCSTSPISCLVHTEPKFTFSEDSGTPSREYFIPNPHDQTSLSVEDNEQIGHPNPFQGVQEPKK